Proteins found in one Triticum aestivum cultivar Chinese Spring chromosome 4D, IWGSC CS RefSeq v2.1, whole genome shotgun sequence genomic segment:
- the LOC123097868 gene encoding histone H2A, giving the protein MDVSGTGAGAKGKKGAAGRKAGGPRKKSVTRSVKAGLQFPVGRIGRYLKKGRYAQRVGTGAPVYLAAVLEYLAAELLELAGNAAKDNKKSRIIPRHLLLAVRNDEELGKLLAGVTIAHGGVIPKINPVLLPKRTAEKEGKEPKKTTKSPKKATKA; this is encoded by the coding sequence ATGGACGTTTCGGGCACCGGAGCTGGCGCCAAGGGCAAGAAGGGCGCGGCCGGGCGCAAGGCCGGCGGCCCCAGGAAGAAGTCGGTGACGCGGTCCGTCAAGGCCGGGCTCCAGTTCCCCGTCGGCCGCATCGGGCGCTACCTCAAGAAGGGCCGCTACGCCCAGCGCGTGGGCACCGGCGCCCCCGTCTACCTCGCCGCCGTCCTCGAGTACCTCGCCGCCGAGCtgctggagctcgccggaaacgCCGCCAAGGACAACAAGAAGAGCCGCATTATCCCGCGCCACCTGCTGCTCGCCGTCAGGAACGACGAGGAGCTCGGAAAGCTGCTGGCGGGCGTCACCATCGCGCACGGCGGTGTGATCCCCAAGATCAACCCGGTGCTCCTCCCCAAGAGGACCGCGGAGAAGGAGGGCAAGGAGCCCAAGAAGACGACCAAGTCCCCTAAGAAGGCCACCAAGGCTTAG